A single Vigna radiata var. radiata cultivar VC1973A chromosome 8, Vradiata_ver6, whole genome shotgun sequence DNA region contains:
- the LOC106771820 gene encoding phosphoenolpyruvate carboxylase kinase 1 — protein sequence MCEALKTQYQVNEEIGRGRFGTIFRCFHPLSNEPYACKLIDKSLLADSTDRECLQNEPKFMTLLSPHPNILQIFDVFEDDDYLSIVMDLCQPHTLFDRIVNGPIPETQAALLIKSLLEALAHCHRMGVAHRDIKPDNVLFDSADNLKLADFGSAEWFGDGSTMSGVVGTPYYVAPEVVMGREYDEKVDVWSCGVILYIMLAGIPPFYGDSAAEIFEAVVRANLRFPSRIFRNVSPAAKDLLRKMICRDPSRRFSAEQALRHPWILSAGDTAQLT from the exons atgtgCGAAGCGCTGAAGACGCAGTACCAGGTAAACGAGGAGATCGGTCGTGGACGCTTCGGAACCATCTTCCGGTGTTTCCACCCTCTCTCCAACGAACCCTACGCCTGCAAGCTCATCGACAAGTCTCTTCTCGCCGATTCCACTGACCGTGAGTGTCTCCAGAACGAACCTAAATTCATGACCCTTCTCTCTCCTCACCCTAACATCCTTCAAATCTTCGATGTCTTCGAGGACGACGATTAtctctccatcgtcatggaccTCTGCCAGCCCCACACCCTCTTCGACCGCATCGTTAACGGCCCCATCCCCGAGACCCAGGCGGCCCTCCTCATCAAGAGCCTTCTCGAAGCCCTGGCCCACTGCCATCGCATGGGCGTCGCCCACCGCGACATCAAGCCCGACAATGTTCTCTTCGACTCCGCGGATAATCTCAAGCTCGCCGACTTCGGCTCGGCGGAGTGGTTCGGCGACGGGAGCACCATGAGTGGCGTGGTCGGGACGCCGTACTACGTGGCGCCGGAGGTTGTGATGGGAAGGGAGTATGATGAGAAAGTTGATGTGTGGAGCTGTGGtgttattttgtatataatgtTGGCAGGGATTCCCCCTTTCTATGGAGACTCTGCTGCCGAGATCTTTGAGGCTGTTGTTAGGGCTAACCTTCGCTTCCCTTCTAGAATCTTCCGGAATGTCTCCCCCGCCGCCAAGGATCTCCTCAGAAAAATGATCTGTCGAGACCCTTCTAGAAGGTTCTCAGCAGAACAGGCCTTGA GACACCCTTGGATCTTGAGTGCCGGTGACACAGCTCAGTTGACTTGA